One part of the Moraxella sp. FZFQ2102 genome encodes these proteins:
- a CDS encoding DUF305 domain-containing protein: MKMFKNRAVQLSALALILATLTACADGKNEVPTHSMVGDNNHTQTTHDSPNNQNGHAEMNHAHMNHSAMAMDTQNAPPHTQAYLAMMNKMGDEMSKAGNLADADTAFAKGMIPHHIGAVEMAKVQLEFGKDETMRKLAQAIIDGQQAEIDLMNGWLNGKDTTTQNANAPHAKAYALDNSHSEMMTAIYETDPDVAFAKAMIPHHKGAVNMAKVQLEYGKDEKMKKLAQDIIKAQEPEIKLMQDWLKQ, encoded by the coding sequence ATGAAAATGTTTAAAAACCGTGCCGTACAATTATCTGCTCTTGCCCTTATTTTGGCGACTTTAACCGCTTGTGCCGACGGCAAAAACGAAGTGCCGACGCACTCGATGGTAGGCGACAATAACCACACCCAAACCACCCACGACAGCCCAAATAACCAAAACGGGCACGCAGAGATGAACCACGCCCATATGAACCACTCTGCTATGGCGATGGACACTCAAAATGCTCCGCCCCATACCCAAGCCTATCTTGCAATGATGAACAAGATGGGCGATGAGATGAGCAAAGCGGGCAATCTTGCTGATGCTGATACCGCTTTTGCCAAAGGTATGATTCCGCACCATATCGGAGCAGTTGAGATGGCAAAAGTACAGCTTGAATTTGGCAAAGACGAAACAATGAGAAAACTTGCCCAAGCGATTATTGATGGACAACAAGCCGAAATTGACTTGATGAATGGCTGGCTGAATGGCAAAGACACGACCACCCAAAACGCCAACGCCCCACACGCCAAAGCCTATGCCTTGGACAATTCACACAGCGAAATGATGACGGCAATTTATGAGACCGACCCTGATGTCGCCTTTGCCAAAGCGATGATTCCCCACCACAAGGGAGCGGTCAATATGGCAAAAGTGCAATTAGAATACGGCAAAGACGAAAAAATGAAAAAGCTCGCTCAAGACATCATCAAAGCCCAAGAACCTGAAATCAAGCTGATGCAAGACTGGCTAAAACAGTAG
- a CDS encoding Cu(I)-responsive transcriptional regulator, protein MNIGQASKATGLSIKQIRDYEKLGLLSNTSRTSSGYRIYDNETLIRLKFIAKARGVGFSLAQIGELLALQDNPHRKSCEVKSLTGVHIEFLTQKIEELTQMKATLQAWSDACTGDNAPDCPILKGLAEGGEDKG, encoded by the coding sequence ATGAACATCGGTCAAGCGTCCAAAGCCACAGGGCTATCCATCAAGCAAATCCGTGATTATGAAAAGTTGGGTTTGTTATCAAACACTTCACGCACATCATCAGGCTATCGCATTTATGATAATGAGACACTAATCCGCCTAAAATTCATCGCCAAAGCAAGGGGCGTGGGCTTTTCGCTTGCCCAAATTGGCGAGCTTTTGGCACTGCAAGACAATCCACACCGCAAAAGCTGTGAAGTTAAAAGCCTGACGGGCGTGCACATTGAATTTTTGACCCAGAAAATCGAAGAACTGACACAGATGAAAGCCACCTTGCAGGCGTGGAGCGACGCCTGCACCGGCGACAACGCCCCCGACTGCCCGATTTTAAAAGGCTTGGCGGAGGGCGGTGAGGATAAGGGCTGA
- a CDS encoding DUF411 domain-containing protein, whose translation MLANPAPAEAKPVLEVYKSPSCGCCGEWVKHMQDNGFSVKIHDTGNSQIRTQMGISPKYGSCHTAVIDGYAVEGHTPASEVKRLLAERPDAVGIAVPAMPIGSPGMDGEAYGGRKDPYDVLLLGKNGTHSVYQSYP comes from the coding sequence ATGCTCGCCAACCCCGCCCCCGCAGAGGCCAAACCCGTACTGGAAGTGTACAAAAGCCCAAGTTGCGGCTGCTGCGGCGAATGGGTCAAGCATATGCAGGACAACGGTTTTAGCGTGAAAATCCACGACACCGGCAACAGCCAAATCCGCACACAAATGGGCATATCGCCCAAATACGGCTCCTGCCACACCGCCGTGATTGACGGCTACGCCGTCGAAGGGCACACGCCCGCATCAGAAGTCAAACGCCTGCTTGCCGAACGCCCCGACGCCGTCGGCATCGCCGTGCCCGCAATGCCCATTGGCTCGCCGGGAATGGACGGCGAAGCGTACGGCGGCCGAAAAGACCCCTACGATGTGCTGCTGCTGGGCAAAAACGGCACGCACAGCGTGTACCAAAGTTATCCTTGA
- a CDS encoding multicopper oxidase family protein — MDRRKFLLYGIGIGAAGASWYALSRFGMNGQPMDMGGQGHQMASGTMGGMGNMQGTGKLMPSEMMPSGQPLKDLPRLANASSQAGVFQAAITAAPVKITMAGGKETEFWAYNGQLPGPQIEVYEGDTVEITVTNRLPQPTTVHWHGLDVPNDADGNPQDPIEPGQSKTYRFTLPEGSAGTYWYHPHPHNYVSEQVYKGLAGTLIVKAKNDVLAHSEQHWLISNLRLNEDGSIPPNTMLDWMNGREGEFVLINGQYRPKIKLSGNERLRIWNATSARYLRLKIKGVQWIVVGTDGGLLEKPLAPADELFLAPAERVEVFAVGQAQTTAELTSLYYDRRKMMVQEKAADLNLGEVQFTPADAALPAALRTLPALPAPVVKREVVFSEQMKPMQNTQSQGGMQGMDHGAMAGEMAGAMQNTIPQDMVGVFLVNGKTFDMKRVDFVGNEGDVEEWTLANQSHMDHPFHLHGTQFEVLQTSLNGNTAPAPYRARKDTVNLRPGETAVIRFIQGNKGLKMFHCHILEHENLGMMAMLQVK, encoded by the coding sequence ATGGATCGCAGAAAATTTTTACTCTACGGCATCGGCATCGGTGCGGCGGGCGCGTCTTGGTATGCCTTGTCGCGCTTCGGAATGAACGGGCAGCCTATGGATATGGGCGGCCAAGGGCACCAAATGGCGTCCGGCACGATGGGCGGTATGGGCAATATGCAGGGAACGGGAAAACTGATGCCGTCTGAAATGATGCCTTCGGGCCAGCCGCTTAAAGATTTGCCTAGGCTTGCCAACGCTTCATCGCAGGCGGGCGTGTTTCAGGCAGCCATTACGGCCGCGCCGGTGAAAATCACAATGGCGGGCGGCAAAGAAACTGAGTTTTGGGCGTATAACGGGCAGCTGCCCGGGCCGCAGATTGAAGTGTACGAGGGCGATACGGTGGAAATCACCGTAACCAACCGCCTGCCGCAGCCCACCACCGTGCACTGGCACGGGCTGGATGTGCCCAACGACGCCGACGGTAACCCACAAGACCCGATAGAGCCGGGGCAGAGCAAAACCTACCGCTTCACCCTGCCCGAGGGCAGCGCCGGCACTTACTGGTATCACCCGCACCCGCACAATTATGTTTCCGAGCAGGTCTACAAAGGGCTGGCCGGTACGCTCATCGTCAAAGCCAAAAACGATGTGCTCGCCCACAGCGAACAGCACTGGCTGATTTCCAACTTGCGCCTGAATGAAGACGGCAGCATTCCGCCCAACACAATGCTCGACTGGATGAACGGGCGTGAAGGCGAATTCGTGCTGATTAACGGGCAATACCGCCCGAAAATCAAGCTCTCCGGCAACGAGCGCCTGCGTATCTGGAACGCCACCAGCGCCCGCTACCTGCGCCTGAAAATCAAAGGTGTGCAGTGGATTGTGGTCGGCACCGACGGCGGCCTCTTGGAAAAACCGCTTGCCCCCGCCGACGAGCTGTTTTTAGCCCCCGCCGAGCGGGTGGAAGTGTTCGCCGTCGGTCAGGCGCAGACCACGGCCGAACTCACCAGCCTGTACTACGACCGCCGCAAAATGATGGTGCAGGAAAAAGCCGCCGACCTGAACCTGGGCGAAGTGCAATTCACCCCCGCCGATGCCGCCCTGCCTGCCGCCTTGCGCACACTGCCTGCGCTGCCTGCGCCTGTGGTCAAGCGTGAAGTGGTGTTCAGCGAACAAATGAAGCCGATGCAAAACACGCAAAGCCAAGGCGGTATGCAGGGAATGGATCACGGCGCAATGGCGGGTGAAATGGCGGGCGCGATGCAAAACACCATTCCCCAAGATATGGTAGGCGTGTTTTTGGTCAACGGTAAAACCTTCGATATGAAGCGCGTGGACTTTGTCGGCAACGAAGGCGATGTCGAAGAATGGACGCTGGCCAACCAAAGCCATATGGATCACCCCTTCCACCTGCACGGCACGCAGTTTGAAGTGCTGCAAACCAGCCTGAACGGCAACACCGCCCCCGCGCCTTACCGCGCCCGCAAAGACACGGTCAACCTGCGCCCAGGCGAAACCGCCGTCATCCGCTTTATCCAAGGAAACAAGGGTCTCAAAATGTTCCACTGCCATATCTTGGAACACGAAAATCTGGGAATGATGGCAATGTTGCAAGTGAAATAA
- a CDS encoding DUF2933 domain-containing protein encodes MNTLSKLAKNKKALLVLAAAAFAVIAFAKPALLPFALLMLCPLMHLFMHGGHGSHGTHNAKTEAVKITHRPNLDTGDK; translated from the coding sequence ATGAACACCCTAAGCAAACTGGCAAAAAACAAAAAAGCCCTGTTGGTATTGGCGGCTGCCGCCTTCGCCGTCATCGCCTTTGCCAAGCCCGCACTTTTGCCCTTCGCCCTGTTGATGCTCTGCCCCCTGATGCACCTGTTTATGCACGGCGGACACGGCAGCCACGGCACGCACAATGCCAAAACCGAAGCGGTGAAGATAACACACCGCCCCAATCTTGACACAGGAGACAAATAA
- a CDS encoding zinc-dependent alcohol dehydrogenase family protein: protein MQRSRSKRSKLADEYRQRYGTYGELVNMPVHAVVKHPENLTMEQAAASWMMFVTAYGGLIEFGKVQKGDFVVLGGATISVGIAAIQIAKMQGANVIALSRTHAKGDVLLQKGADFVIATKEDDVTAKLLEITNGKGVNLVFDPVGGKEAAKIINAMTQDGKYIIYGALSHDDIAVPVFPILGKHLTVRGYELFEITTVPEKPAQAKKFVFDGLASCQLKPEIDKVFAFDEMAEAHRYMESNAQIGKILVKV from the coding sequence ATGCAGCGTTCACGGTCGAAACGCTCTAAACTTGCCGATGAATATCGGCAACGATACGGCACTTATGGCGAGCTCGTGAATATGCCTGTTCACGCAGTGGTAAAACACCCTGAAAATCTGACGATGGAGCAAGCGGCTGCCAGTTGGATGATGTTTGTAACCGCATACGGCGGTTTGATTGAATTTGGCAAGGTGCAAAAAGGCGATTTTGTTGTATTGGGCGGAGCGACCATCTCGGTAGGCATTGCCGCCATTCAAATCGCCAAAATGCAAGGGGCAAACGTGATTGCTCTGTCTCGCACGCACGCCAAAGGCGATGTGCTTTTACAGAAAGGGGCGGATTTTGTGATTGCCACCAAAGAAGATGACGTTACGGCTAAATTACTAGAAATTACAAACGGCAAAGGCGTGAATTTAGTGTTCGACCCTGTGGGTGGCAAAGAAGCAGCAAAAATTATCAACGCAATGACACAAGACGGCAAATACATCATCTACGGTGCATTAAGCCACGATGATATCGCCGTGCCTGTGTTCCCAATTTTAGGCAAACACTTAACCGTGCGAGGCTATGAATTGTTTGAAATCACTACCGTACCAGAAAAACCCGCTCAAGCGAAAAAATTCGTGTTTGACGGCTTAGCAAGCTGTCAATTAAAACCAGAAATTGACAAAGTTTTTGCTTTTGATGAAATGGCGGAAGCTCACCGTTATATGGAAAGCAATGCACAGATTGGGAAGATTTTGGTAAAGGTTTGA
- a CDS encoding efflux RND transporter permease subunit: MEADLALGQTIGTALSQINELQIMQNLPDGVRVPSSGDAEMMDEMFSQFGFAMASGVAMVLLVLVLLFKDFLQLLTILTALPLSIGGAAVGLLAYGAALDMSSVIGILMLMGIVTKNSILLVDFVIEKRQQGMIRHQALIQSGSERVRPILMTTIAMVAGMIPAVFASGAGAAFRAPMAIAVICGLIASTLLSLVFVPVVYSLMDDLREWLAPKLAKLTSVTPEDRIPRREG; this comes from the coding sequence GTGGAAGCAGATTTAGCCTTAGGGCAAACCATCGGCACCGCATTATCTCAAATCAACGAGCTACAGATAATGCAAAACCTGCCTGACGGCGTGCGCGTGCCATCATCGGGCGATGCGGAAATGATGGACGAAATGTTCAGCCAATTCGGCTTTGCTATGGCGTCTGGCGTAGCGATGGTGTTGTTAGTGCTGGTATTGTTGTTCAAGGATTTCTTGCAACTGCTTACCATTTTGACCGCACTTCCGCTCTCTATTGGCGGCGCAGCAGTTGGCTTGCTCGCCTACGGTGCAGCGTTGGATATGTCTTCTGTGATCGGCATTTTGATGTTAATGGGCATCGTAACTAAAAACTCCATTTTGCTGGTGGACTTCGTGATAGAAAAACGTCAACAAGGAATGATACGCCATCAAGCCTTAATTCAATCGGGTTCGGAACGTGTCCGCCCGATTTTAATGACCACCATTGCAATGGTAGCGGGAATGATCCCGGCCGTGTTTGCCAGCGGTGCAGGCGCGGCATTTAGAGCACCTATGGCAATCGCTGTCATTTGTGGTTTAATCGCCTCAACCTTGTTGAGCCTAGTATTTGTGCCTGTAGTTTATTCCTTAATGGATGACCTCAGAGAATGGCTAGCCCCGAAATTAGCCAAATTAACATCAGTAACACCGGAGGATAGAATCCCAAGAAGAGAAGGATAA
- a CDS encoding IS3 family transposase, which translates to MSREQKYQAIKTLKSHGIKRLCKLFGVSESAYYTQLRQANKPAKHVGIATHIKAIFDESRGSAGKRSIKARLQAKGITVGLYLVRKLMKQQGLFSKQPQKWRYQDKDNGQIFDNILERQFSPKPHITVLCGDTTYLKVNGVWHYLAVVINLSNRQVVGWKLGNRHDANLVIDALNHAMLNIKHTPNMIFHSDQGSIYGSDKFTACVNRHKLVQSMSRRGNCWDNAPMERWFRSFKHEWMPKGGYRDVESAMNDVKDYVMYYNHIRPHQYNQGLAPVPAKSTYQGLLN; encoded by the coding sequence CACGGCATCAAGCGTTTATGTAAGTTATTTGGCGTCAGTGAAAGTGCTTACTATACCCAGTTACGACAGGCTAATAAACCAGCTAAGCATGTTGGTATCGCCACTCACATAAAAGCCATTTTTGACGAAAGCAGAGGCTCAGCAGGTAAACGCAGTATCAAAGCACGATTGCAAGCAAAAGGTATCACAGTTGGCTTGTATTTAGTGCGTAAGCTTATGAAGCAGCAAGGCTTATTTAGCAAACAACCGCAAAAATGGCGTTATCAAGACAAAGACAATGGCCAAATATTTGACAATATTCTGGAGCGACAGTTTAGTCCTAAGCCTCATATAACGGTGCTTTGTGGTGATACAACCTATCTGAAGGTTAACGGCGTGTGGCATTATTTGGCAGTGGTTATTAATTTATCCAATCGTCAAGTAGTGGGCTGGAAGCTTGGTAATCGTCATGATGCAAATTTAGTGATTGATGCATTAAACCATGCCATGCTAAACATCAAACACACACCAAACATGATCTTTCACTCCGATCAAGGCAGTATTTATGGCAGTGACAAGTTTACAGCTTGTGTAAACAGACACAAGCTAGTCCAAAGCATGAGTCGCCGAGGCAATTGTTGGGATAATGCCCCAATGGAGCGATGGTTTCGTAGTTTTAAACATGAGTGGATGCCAAAAGGCGGTTATCGTGATGTTGAAAGTGCAATGAATGATGTCAAAGACTATGTGATGTATTATAATCACATTCGTCCACATCAATACAATCAAGGTCTGGCACCAGTTCCAGCAAAATCAACTTATCAGGGACTGTTGAATTAG